The DNA window CGCTGAAGCTGCTGCACATCACCGGACCTTTGCCCGGCTATAGGCTGTCATCAATGAGCTGCTCCGGCGGCGAGGCGTCGGTGATGGCCGACAGCGCCGAAGGCCGCTGGGTCAATTTCCCTGATCTGACCGGCACCCACCGCGCCCATGTCAAATCGACGCTGGGGCCGCTGGTCGCGGTGGCCAATCCACTCGACTACCACACCTTCATCTGGAACAACGAGCCGGCGATGACCGCCACCTTCACCGCCATGGTGTCGGGCGGTTTTGATCTCAACATGCTGGTGCTCGACTTCCCGCGCCCCGATCGCTGCTCCGACACCGACTGGTGGGCGACGCTGCGCGCTTTCGAATCGGCGCTCAAGACAAACAAGGCGCAAGGCGCGATCGTCTCCTCGCTGCCGGAGAACCTGCCGGAGGAATACACGGCTGGGCTGATGGCGCGCGGCATGGTGCCGTTGTTCGGTATTTCCGAGGCGATGGATGCAGCCGGGGCGGCAGCCTTCATCGGCTGGGCCTGGGCTGAGCCGCAGGCGCAGCCGATTGACACGTCAGCCGCCGGTGCGCCTGGTGGCGACCACGTCACCCCTGACGAAGCCGAAGCGAAGTCGCGCCTCATCGAGGCCGGCCTGCCGGTGCCGAAAGGCGAACGCGCCGCCAATGCCGTCGAGGCGGTGATCTCGTCGATGGCGCTCGGCTTCCCGGTGGCGCTAAAGGCGCTCGGCGTCACCCACAAATCCGAGGTTGGTGCTGTCAGGCTCAATCTGAGGGATGCCGAATCCGTCAGCACGGCAGCGCATGACCTGTTGCCGCTCGGCACCGGCCTCTATGTCGAACGCATGGTGCGCGACGGCGTTGCCGAACTGATCGTCGGCTTCACCCGCGACCCGATGTTCGGCGCGGTGATGACGCTGGGCACCGGCGGCGTGCTGGTCGAGCTGTTGCGCGACAGCGTCACCCTGATGCTGCCGGCAACCCGCGACGACATCGAGGCGGCATTGCGCGGCCTGAAACTGTTCCCGCTGCTCGAAGGCTATCGCGGCCGGCCGAAGGCCGATGTCGCCGCTGCCATCGACGCCATCTCGGGCATTGCCGGCTTCGTGCAGAAGAATGCCGGCGAGATCGAGGAACTCGACATCAACCCGCTGATCGTCTGCAGCGAAGGCAAGGGCGCATGGATCGCCGACGCACTGCTGGTGCTGGGAGACAAGAAGAATGTCTGACGTCATTTCGACCCGCCGCGAAGGCACCATCCTCGAAGTCACGCTCGACCGGCCCAAGGCCAACGCCATCGACCTCAAGACCTCGCGGCTGATGGGCGAGACGTTCAAGGCATTCCGCGACGATCCGGAGTTGCGCGTCGCCATCGTCAAGACCGCCGGCGACAAGTTCTTCTGCGCCGGCTGGGATTTGAAGGCGGCCGCAGGCGGCGATGCGGTCGACGGCGAGTATGGCGTCGGCGGCTTTGCCGGACTGCAGGAACTGCGCGACCTCAACAAGCCGGTCATCGCCTGCGTCAACGGCATGGCGGTGGGCGGCGGCTTCGAGCTGGCGCTATCCTGCGACCTCATCTACGCCTCGGACCATTCCTCCTTCGCGCTGCCCGAAATCCGCGCCGGCACGCTGGCCGACGCGGCGACGATCAAGCTGCCGAAGCGCATCCCCTACCATGTCGCCATGGATCTGCTGCTCACCGGCCGCTGGATGGATGTCGCTGAAGCGCATCGCTGGGGCCTGGTCAACGAAGTGCTGCCCAAGGAGAAGCTCGAGGAGCGCGTCTGGGAGATCGCCCGGCTGCTCGCCGGCGGGCCGCCGCTGGTGTTCGCCGCGATCAAGGAAACGGCGCGGGTGGCCGAGGCGCTGACTTTCCAGGACGCGATGAACAAGGTGACGCGCCGCCAGTTGCCGACGGTCGATGCACTGTATGGCTCCGAGGACGGCATGGAGGGTTTTCGCGCTTTTGCCGAAAAGCGTGAGCCGGTGTGGAAGGGGAAATGAGCGGCCTTACCCTCCCCTCGATGGGGAGGGTCGGACCGAAGGGCCGGGGTGGGGTGAAGCGCCGCCACCCGCCGCTCTACCGCGACCTCCCCCATCAAGGGGGAGGTAAAGGAGTTCCATGACCGGCTACAAAACCCTCATCGATGCCGAGACCTGGGCCTTCATCGAGAAGACCAATTCCTACTATCCGTCCGACACGATCGACTACACGATCGCGCAGCAGCGCGAGATCTACGATCGCATGTGCCGTGAATTCTTTGCCGGCTATCCCGAAGGCGTTGCGGTTGAAACCTCCGCCATTGCAACGCCCACGCACGACATCCCGATCCGCATCTACCGAAGCACACGCGAGGCTGCGGTGACGGTGCTCTATGTCCATGGTGGCGGCTTTATCCTTGGTGGGTTGGACAGCCACGACGATGTCTGCGCCGAACTCTGTGCCCGCACCGGCTATGAGGTGGTCTCGGTCGACTACCGGCTGGCGCCCGAGCACCTGCATCCGGCCGCCTTCGACGATGCGATGAGCGCCTTCGAATGGGCCGCCGCCAACCGCCCGCACCCGATCGTGCTTTGTGGCGACAGCGCCGGCGGCAATCTGGCCGCCGCGGTCAGCCATGCGACGCGCGGCCACGCGAAAAGGCCGATCGGCCAGGTGCTGATCTATCCCGGCCTCGGCGGCGACCGCTCCACGGGCTCCTATGTGACCCACGCCGAAGCGCCGATGCTGACCATGCGCGATCTCGAATTCTACAAGCATATCCGCACCGGCGGGCAGGATCGCAGCGGCGACGCGACGCTGGCCCCGCTTGCCGACACCGACTTCTCCAACCTGCCGCCGACGGTGCTGATCACCGCGCAGTGCGACCCGCTGTCGTCCGACGGCGAGACCTATCGCGACCGTATCGTGGCGGCAGGCGGCCGCGCCACCTGGTTCGAGGAGCCGGGATTGGTGCACGGCTATCTAAGAGCGCGGCACACGGTCGGCCGCGCCCGCGCGAGCTTCACCCGGATTGCGGACGCCGTAGCCGCCCTTGGGCGCGGCGCCTGGCGCTGGTGAACTATTTTCCCATCCTGTGAGTGAGATGACTACACAGATGTGATCGGATGCGGCCGGCGTAATGCAGGCGCAATGCTGGCGGTGCAGACCACCATGGGTTTGACCGACAGCAGGAAATTGCAGACATGACCAGGCTTGGAAGCGCGTTGGCGCTCCTTCTTTGCGCCGCGACGCTCAGCGCATGTGTCGACACGGACGATTATCGCGACCGCCCCTGGCGCGAACACCACTGGCGGGATCGCGACCACCGACCCGACAGACCGTGGAGGCCGGACCGGCCGTGGCGCCCCGACAGGCCCGATCGTCCGGATAGACCTGATCGGCCAGATCGACCCGATAGACCCGATAGACCGGACTGGCCCGATAGGCCGGACCGCCCAGGGCGCCCCGATTGCGTCAGCGGACCCGCAATTGATTGCGCGCCCTGGCCGGACGTACAACCCGGCGGACCGGACTGCGCTGATGGCCCGGCGACGACGCCGTCGCCTGACTGTATCGAGCCGCGCCGACCGCATCGGCAGGATCCCTGATAGGGCAGGATATATGCGGCCTTTATAACTCAGACCAAAACCTGCTCTCGAATTCCTATGCAGCCAGCGACTATGTAATTCCGGGCCGCCGCCTGATTGGCGGCCGGAATGACGAACTGGCTTCAGACGAACATGAAATCACATTCAGTCTGGCTGACCTCCCGGGTTAGCCGCAGGGTGCCGACGGAGTATTTCGTGCTGGCAAACCTCAGGGAGCAGGGCGCGATCATTGGCCGGCTCGCTGGCCATCCGATCGCCGAGACAGTCGTCGATGCGGGCGGGCTGCAATACCATTTTGTCGGCGTTGCACCGCGCGACCGCAGCGGATGCTTTGACGTCGAGGCGCTGCGGACCGGCGAATGGATTGTCCAGCCGGGACTGGTCTATGCCGTTGACGGCAAAGCGACTTCCGTACCCTCAAAGCCGCCACGGCGCGGACGTGGCCAGCACCGCGTTTGATTGCGCGACATCGGGGCTCCCGCTCAGGGCCAGCATGGCCTCCCGTATAGCGGTTTCGGTTTCGGGACGGGCAGCCGTCATCGGCAACCGAACGTCCGGGCTCAATCCCAGCGCCAGGCTCAAGGCGTATTTGACCGGGACGGGATTGCTCTCCAGTTCGAGCGCAGCGATCAGTGGCGCCAAGCGATGATGGATGGCGCGGGCGGTGTGGTGGTCGCCCTGCCTGCAGGCATCGTGCATCTCGACGCACAGTCGCGGCGCGACGTTGGAAACCACCGAGATGGTTCCACGTCCGCCCATCGTGTTGAAGCCGAACGACGTCGCGTCGTGGCCGGACAGACAGATGAAGCGGCGCCTCAGCACAGCCGGAAGCGAGGATAGCCGGCTCACATCGCCGGTAGCGTCCTTGATGCCGACGATGGTTGGAATCTGCGCCAGGCGCTCGATCGTCTCCAGCGACAGGTCGACGCCGGTTCGTGCCGGCACATTGTAGACGATGATCGGCAAGCTGATCTCGCGCGCGACCGCTTCGAAGTGACGAAAAATCCCCTCCTGGCTCGGCCTGTTGTAGTACGGCGTCACGATAAGGGCGGCGTCGGCGCCGAAAGCTTCGGCGGCTGTCGAAAAGGCAATCGTCGTCTCGGTGCTGTTGGTGCCGGTGCCGGCGATGATCGAGACCCTGCCGCCGGCAATTTTCACGCAAAGCGCGATGATGTCGAGGCGCTCCTCCCACGACAAGGTCGGGGCTTCACCTGATGTGCCGCACGGGACCAGCCCGTTTATCCCTTGTTCGATCTGCCAATGCAACAGCGTGGTCAGCTGCTTCAGGTCGACCTCGCCGTCGGTTAACGGCGTTACCAGTGCGGTCATCGCACCGGTCAGGCGAAGTCGTGCTTGTTCTGGTGTCATGGCAATCAGAGTCTCCTGGATGATTTCTTGGATACGCTGCCTGTTCGAGATGCGAGGAAAGCAGGGCCGACAGCAGCGCGGCAGCCAGATCAGTGTGATCCGCGTCGAATTTGTCGGGCCTGGCCGGCGCCTCCGCAGGCGTGGCTTGAAGGCTGCAAAGCCAACGCTCGCCGATCCTGCTGATGGCGGACACCGAACGCTCCGGCTTCGACACGGCGACGAGCAAGAGGATGGCGTCGAGCGTGGCGCCGGCCTCGACCAACTGGGCAAACCGGCGGCCATGTCGGGATGATCTGTCGAGCGACAGGCCGCATGCGGCCTCCCACAGCTGGTGTTCGAGCAATCTGCCGACATGCGGGAGACGATCGAGCAATCCGGTCAGGTCGGCAGCGTTGGAATTGTCCATGGCCAGATCGTTCCGATGAGGACGGAACCGGGCGCGATCAGTTGAACAGGGAAAGTCGGACGCTCGCCGGTGCGAAGCGTATCGCGCCGGCCCGGTGGCCGCTTTCCATCGTGGCAAAACGCACCGCGGAATTCCTGTCGGCGAAAACGCCGCCGGTCTGGCCTTCTTCATCGCGCGCGATCCAATGGCCTTCGCCATCGCGTCCGACGACGAAGCGGTGGAGAGCGTTTCCGTCAGGGGAAATAGGGGAGGCTTGCATGGTCATCTCCTGCCTTGTGATCAGGAAAGCTGAGCAGCGATCGCGGCGGCGGCCAGCAGGGCGCCGACGACCAGGAGCCACCGTGTGGCGGTGAATGGCGCGAGCAAGCTGACCGCCCGGCGATTGGTGTTGGCCTCCAGCCGCGCCTGTTCGAGCTGCGACTTCGGCAACGGACGATGGGTGGGCAGATAGAGCCCGTCTGAGAGGAACATCGGAGACTTCCTTCTTTCTAACTGTCACCACGAGGTGATGACTGCCTGCAGCGGCTCAGGACCGGCTGCACTGCGAAAGATAAAAGCATCCGCATTTGTATTCGAGACGGTAGAAAACTGAAAAATATAAAAAAGTCATATGCTTATCGCTTGGGCGTATAAGGAGCCCAAGCTGGAAATCAGACCGCGGTGGCGTCGTTTCACGCCACCGCGGCGGCGGCCGCACGGCCGGCGCTGCGGCCGGAAAAGATGCAGCCGCCGAGGAAGGTGCCTTCCAGCGCCGCATAGCCGTGCACGCCGCCGCCGCCGAAACCGGCGGCCTCGCCGGCGGCATAGAGCCCCGCGACAGGCTGGCCGTCCGCACCCAGCACGCGGCTGTCCAAATCGGTCTGCAGGCCGCCCAGCGTCTTGCGGGTCAGGATGTTGAGGCGGACCGCGATCAGCGGGCCATTCGCCGGGTCGAGCATCTTGTGCGGCTTGGCGGTGCGGATCAGCCGGTCGCCGAGATAGGCGCGAGCCCCGCGCAAGGCGGTGATCTGCATGTCCTTGGAGAACGGATTGTCGAGCTGCCTGTCGCGAGCGCGGATCTCGCGCTCGACCTCAGCCAGTTCGAGCAGCGGTTCGCCGCCGGCCAGCGCGTTCATGCGCGCGACAAGCGTCGGCAGGTCGGCCTCGACGATGAAATCCTCGCCCTTCTCCATGAACGCTTTCACGGGTCCCGGAATGCCCGATGTGGCGCGGCCGAGCACCTGGCGCCAGCTCTTGCCGGTCAAATCGGGGTTCTGCTCGGAGCCCGACAGCGCGAACTCCTTCTGGATGATCTTTTTGGTCAGGATGAACCAGGAATAGTCGAAGCCGGTGCTCATGATGTGGCTGAGCGTGCCCAGCGTGTCAAAGCCGGGATAGAGCGGCACCGGCAGGCGCTTGCCGCGCGCGTCGAGCCACAGCGATGACGGACCGGGCAGGATGCGGATCGCATGGTCGGTCCAGATCGGCGCCCAGTTCTTGATGCCCTCGACATAGTGCCACATGCGGTCGCGGTTGATGATCGAGCCGCCGGCCTGTTCCGTGATCGCCAGCATGCGGCCGTCGACATGGTCGGGCACGCCGGTGATCATGCGCTTGGGCGCCGCGCCCAGCCGTTGCGGCCAGTTTTCGCGGACAAGCTGATGGTTGGCGCCAATGCCGCCGGAAGCGACGATCACCGCTTGCGCATGAAGCTCGAAATCGCCTGATACATCGCGCGAGCTCTTGTGGCCGCGCTCGACCGGGCTCGGCTGCAATATGTCGCCGCGCACGCCGGTCACCGTCTGGCCGGTTCGCGTCAACTCGTTGACCCGATGGCGGAATCTGAAGTCTATCAATCCGCGCTTCTGAGCCTCGCGCACGCGCAGGACAAAAGGTTCGAGCACGCCGGGGCCGGTGCCCCAGGTGATGTGGAAGCGCGGCACCGAATTACCGTGGCCGATGGCGTTGCCACCACCACGCTCGGCCCAGCCGACGACGGGAAAAAATTTCAGGCCGCGCTGCAGGAGCCATGAGCGTTTTTCTCCGGCGGCGAAGCCGACATAGGCTTGCGCCCATTTGCGCGGCCAGAAATCCTCCGGCCGATCGAAAGCTGCGGTGCCCATCCAGTCCTCGAGCGCCAGATCGTGCGAATCGCGGATGCGCATGCGCCGCTGCTCGGGCGAATCGACGAGGAAAAGCCCGCCGAACGACCAGAACGCCTGGCCGCCCAGCGACTGCTCCGGCTCCTGGTCGACGATGATGATTTTTCTTGCCGGCCTCGGCAAGCTCGGCGGCGGCAACCAGCCCGGCAAGGCCGGCGCCGACAATGATCACGTCCGCATCGTCAGCCATCTTTCCTCCCAGAATTAGCCGGCTACTTAAATGTAAGGGGTCAGACGGTCTCCCAGCCGTCCGTGCCGCCGGCGCGGAAGATGGCGTCGATGACCTTCTGGTTGAGGATGGATTCCTCCAGCGTGAAGACGCGCTCCTTGCCGCCCTGTGCCGCCCGCGCGAAGGTCTCGACCTCCAGCCGGTATTGCTGCGTGCCGGGAAAGCGGAACACCTGCGCCTCGGTGTGGTTCTGGTTGTGCAGCTCGACCCGATGGTGGTCGTAGAGGCCGGCGTTGAAGGGCGAGAACACCTCGATGAAACCTTTCTCGCCGTGGAACACCATGACCTGGCGCGCCGCCATTTGCGTCGACAGATAGAAGGACAGCTCGAAATCGCCGAAATCGGCACGGATCGAGGAGTAGATGTCGGTGCCGAATTTCTTGTCGCGCTCGATCGTCGCCTGCACGCGCAACGGCTCCTTGCCGGTCGAAAAGCGCGTCGACACGGTCGGGTAGACGCCGATGTCGGGCAGCGCGCCGCCGCCGAGATCGAGCTGGTTGCGCATGTTGTTGGGGTCGACATTGTAGTAGGAGAAGGCGCCCTGCACATGGCGCAGCCGGCCGATGGCGCCACTGGCGATAAGATCGCGCACCTTGATCCATTGCGGGTGGTAGATGACCATGAAGGCTTCGCAGACCAGCACCTTTTTGGCATCGCGCAGCTTGATCAGCGGGGCAATGTCCTTGGCGTCGAGCGCCAGCGGCTTTTCGACCAGCACATGCTTGCCGGCTTCGACGGCCTTGGCCGCCCATTCGACATGCTGCGAGGTCGGCAGCGGGATGTAGACGCCGTCGACCTCGTTGGAGGCAAGCAGGTCCTCATAGGAGCCGAAGGCATGGCGTGCACCGAAGCGCTCGGCCAGCGCCTTGGCCTTCGACAGGTCGCGGCTGGCGATCGCCGACAGCACGCCGTTCTCCGCCTCGACCATTGCCGGCAACAAATGCTCGCGGCCGATCTTGGCCGTCGACAACACACCCCATCGGAACATCACGCTTCTCCATAGCGATTACAGGCGACGAGGTTTGCCCGAAATCGGCGGAAAAGCCAATGCGCAGTGCTGGTTCCTCGCCCCCTACGGCATGCCCACATTTCCAAGCGATAGCGTGCATGGCCGCTTGGCGCATGCCATTGTCTTATGCTGCGCTGGTCGACCCCCACTCCGTCTCGGCTTCGCCGAGCCACCTCTCCCCCGATCGACGGGGTAGAGGAAAGGCGCCAAGCTTTTTGCCGTCAACGCTCGTCCAGAAACGCTCCCTTCCTTTCCCTCCGGAGGGGGAAGGTGGCGCTGCGAAGCAGCGACGGATTGGGGGAACCACCTGGCGATCAAGCCTCGGGCCGATCAGCCTAGCAGTCACAGAAGATGTGTGCATCCCGTAGCCCGCTTGCGGGGGCGAGGAACCCAAGTTCTGCACCGCTCAGCCCCGTTTACCGGTCAGCGTCATGTCGAAGTCGACGATGTTGGAATAGATCGGCGTGCCGACATCCATGCCGTAGCGCGACCTGAGCACCTTGCCGGTGACATGGAATTTTATCGTGCCGGCCTTGAGACCACCAAGCTCGGCCGTGAATTTTTCCGGGAACGTCTTGCCACGTGCCGTCAGCCGGCCGGAGACCAGGGCCGTGGTGTCGCTGGTGCGGGTCACGCTGGTCGAGCGGAACTGGATTTCCGGGCTGTTGGCGGCATCGAACACCGCGTCGGAGCGCAGGAAGGCATCGATGCGGCCCTGACCGGTGCCAACACTTTCGGGAAAGATGGTGAAATTGACCTGCGAGTGCCCAACATCGCTGTTGTCGATACGGATCGAGCCCTTGAAGCGGGCGAAGGCGCCATTGAGGCCGCCGCCGCCGACCTTGCCGATGGAAAAGCGGATGCTGGAGCTGGCCGGGCTGATCGAATAGCTGCCGGCGGCGTCGCCAAGCGCGACGGCCGCTGAGACAGGCATGGCAAGGCAAGCGGCGATCGCCGCAAATCCGAGGATGCGCGTGTACATGGGGGTGTTCCTTGTTGGAGGCAGCGCATTTCCTGCGCCCTCACCCCATGAACGAATGAACCGCCCGCTCTATTCCTGATCTGACGAAGGCGTGATCATGCGCGTGAGCACGCCATCCCTGAGCTGCAAATGATGCCGCAGTGCCGCAGCTATATGGAGGGCGACCAGGGCGATGCCGGCATAGGCGAGATACCAGTGCGCCGCCGCCCAGAAACTTTCAGCGGCGTCCGATTCGGCCAGCGGCAGGTTCGGCATGATGAACAGATTGAACGGCAGGCTGGGGATCTCCAGCATCGACACCGACACCAGCGCCCAGCCGGACAAGGGCAACGCAAGCTGAAAGGCATAGAGCGCAAGATGGGCCAGTGGTGCGGCCCGACGCTCCAGGGTTCCGACCGAGCGCGGCAGCGGCGGCCATACATTGCCGAGGCGCCAGGCGATGCGCAGCACCACCAGACCGAGCAGCAGAAAACCGAAGGATTTGTGCAGCTGGATCAGTTCGAAGGCGGTGCGCTGGCTGGTCAGCCGCACCATGACGAAACCGAGCCCGAACTGGCCGATGAAGATCAGGGCAATCAGCCAGTGGAGAATGATCGCGCCCCAGCCATAGCGGGTTGGCGTGTTGGTGATCGATGTTTGCATCGTTGGTGAACGACCGCGATGCCGGTTTTCTTCCACAAGGGGGAGGGTGAGCGCGCACCTACCCGCTCACCTTGAAGAAATCGACAAAAGCCCTGAGCGCCGGGCGCATCTGGCGGCGGCTCGGATAATAGACGAAGAAGCCATCGAAGGACGGGCACCAGTCCTCCAGCACGCGGATCAGCCTGCCGGCGGCAAGCGGGGCGCGGACATAGTCCTCGAAGACGAAGGCAAGCCCGGCGCCGTCGACTGCCGCCTGGGCGATCAGATGGTCCTCGTCGAGGATCAGCGGTCCCTCCACCGCCATCTCGATCGCCTCGCGGCCCTTCTCGAACTCCCAGCGATAGAGGATACCGCTGGAGAAGCGGAAGCGGATGCAGCGGTGGCCGGCCAGGTCGCGTGGGTGGCGCGGCTTGGGGTTGGCCTCGAAGTAGACCGGCGCGCCGACCACCGCGCCGCGAATATTCGGCCCGATACGCACCGCGATCATGTCGCGCTGCAGGCTCTCGCCAAGCCGCACGCCGGCATCGAAACCGCCTTCTACGACATCGGTGAAGCGGTCCTCGATGACGATCTCCAGCACTATGTCGGGATAGGCCGCCGCAAATGCGCCCAGCCGCGGCGTCAGCACCAGATGCGCCGCCGTGCGCGGCACGCTCAGCCGTAGATTCCCAGCCGGCCGGTCGCGCGCCTCGACCGCCGTCTCCAACGCCAGGTCGATTTCGGAGAGCGCCGGCCGCAGCCGCTCCAGCAATTGCGCGCCCTCTTCGGTGGGCGCGACGCTGCGCGTGCTGCGCGACAGCAGGCGAACGCCAAGCCGCGCCTCGAGGCTGGACACCGCATGGCTGACCGCCGATGGCGCAATGGCGAGTTCCCTGGCGGCGCCGCGAAAGCTGCCGCATTGGGCAACGGTTGCCAGCACGGCCAGTTGGGAAAGATGCGCGCGATTCATTGATCTATCTTTTAGAACAGCCTGTACAAATGAGAGCCGATTATCGAACACAGCGCAAGACGCTATCTCCTTGGCACCACAAACAAGGAGACGCGTGATGCAACCCCGCAAGCTAGGAACTGAATTGAACGTCTACCCGGTCGGCCTCGGCTGCATGGGCATGAGCTTCGCCTATGGCGGCCAAGCGGAAGCCGATGCGATCGCCACGCTGCACCGCGCCGTCGATATCGGCGTCAACTTCTTTGACACAGCGGAAGTCTACGGCCCTTACGAGAACGAGATCCTGCTCGGCAAGGCGCTGAAATCGGTGCGTGATAAGGTGACAATCGCGACAAAATTCGGCTTCAGGATTTTGGAGGAAGGCACGGGCCTCGACCGCATGGCTGGCGTCGACAGCCGCCCCGAGCACGTCAAGGCGGTGGCCGAGGCCTCGCTGAAGCGGCTGGGCACCGATGTCATCGACCTCTACTACCAGCACCGCGTCGACCCCAACGTGCCGATCGAGGATACGGTCGGCGCCATGGCCGAGCTGGTTCGCGAGGGCAAGGTGCGCGCGCTTGGCCTGTCGGAGGCGAGTGCCGCGACCATCCGCCGGGCGCATGCCGTGCATCCGATATCGGCCGTGCAAAGCGAATATTCGCTGTGGAGCCGCGACCCCGAGGACGAGGTGCTTGCCGTCTGCCGCGAACTCGGCATCGGCTTCGTTCCCTACAGCCCGCTCGGCCGTGGCCTGCTGACCGGCACGATCGCCAAACCGGAAGCCTTGAGCGACGACGACTGGCGCCGGACCTTGCCGCGCTTCCAGGCGGAGGCGATGGAAGCCAACGCCGCTGTCATCGCCACCTTGGAAAAGGTAGCGGCTGAAAAGGGCGTGACCTCGGCGCAGCTGGCGCTGGCCTGGGTGCTGCACCAGGGCGATTTCATCGTGCCGATCCCGGGTGCACGAAAGATCCGCCATCTGGAGCAGAACACGGCTGCGGCCGGGATCGCACTGAGCGCGGCAGAAGTGGCGGCGATTGGCGATGCGCTGTCGCCGGACAAGGTTATGGGCAAGCGCTATACGGAGGAGTTGCTGGCGCTGGTGAATGGGTGAGCCTTCACCCTCCCCCTTGTGGGGAGGGTCGGCTCGCTGTCGCAGCGAAGCGGAGACAGCGGGACGGGGTGGGGGAGCGCCCTCCAAAGACCCCCCACCCCGCTCCGCTGCGCGGATCGACCCTCCCCACAAGGGGGAGGGTGAGGTCACCACGGCACAACCGTAATCTCCGGCCAGTTAGCCTTCGCCCGTGCCCCCTTCGTCTCATGCGTGTGCCTGCTGTCCATCACCCGGCTGGGCGCGATGCGAAACGAAAAGAGGTCATCAAGCCCGAACGGCGCCACCAGCTCCAACTGCCCGTCAGCATCGTATCGAACCCCGACCGCATGCGTTTTCGAAGCAAAATAGCTGACGGGTTCGCTGGAACTCGTATAGCGCGGGCACGGCTGGCCGAATTTCTGCGGATACCACAGATGCACCCGCGCCTGGTTGCGCACCTCGACCGGGAGCGGCAGGCCCTCGAAATGCCGCGCCGACCGGCAGATCACCGCGTCCTCGGCCTCGTAGGACAGGTCGCGGTCATCGAAATAGAACAGGTCGACATCCCTGATGCCGTAGCCCGAAGGTCTGCCGGTCAGATGGTTCCAGACGGTGTTGTAGAGCGCGCCGGAAACGACCAGCCAGTCCGGGAGGCCAAGCGTGCGTGCCCGTACCAACGCGTCAAGGACCAGCGGATCTGCCGAAACGATGTCGAGAAACGCTGCGCGCTGTTCTTCAAAAGGAAGGCCGGAATAACGCAGATGGTCCATCGCCCATTGGAGGACGATTCGCCATCTGCTCGCAAGTTTCTAGCCCCTCAGAACGCCGCCGGTCTGCTTGCCGACGTTCTCGACAATGCGCTTGGCCAGCGCCTCGAAATCCTCGTCGGTCAGCGTCTTTTCAACCGGTTGGATCGACACTTCGATGGCGATCGATTTCTTGCCCTCGCCGAGCGAAGCGCCTTCGAAGATGTCGAACACCGAGACGCCTGTGATCAGCTTTTTGTCGGCGGCGAGCGCCGCGCGGACCAGCGTGCCGGCCTCGACCGCCTTGTCGACGACGAAGGCGAAGTCGCGCTTCACCGCCTGAAAGGCGGATAGTTCCAGCTTGGGCTTGGTTTTGGTCGGCTTGGCCTTCGGCTC is part of the Mesorhizobium loti genome and encodes:
- a CDS encoding Gfo/Idh/MocA family oxidoreductase encodes the protein MFRWGVLSTAKIGREHLLPAMVEAENGVLSAIASRDLSKAKALAERFGARHAFGSYEDLLASNEVDGVYIPLPTSQHVEWAAKAVEAGKHVLVEKPLALDAKDIAPLIKLRDAKKVLVCEAFMVIYHPQWIKVRDLIASGAIGRLRHVQGAFSYYNVDPNNMRNQLDLGGGALPDIGVYPTVSTRFSTGKEPLRVQATIERDKKFGTDIYSSIRADFGDFELSFYLSTQMAARQVMVFHGEKGFIEVFSPFNAGLYDHHRVELHNQNHTEAQVFRFPGTQQYRLEVETFARAAQGGKERVFTLEESILNQKVIDAIFRAGGTDGWETV
- a CDS encoding alpha/beta hydrolase, with product MTGYKTLIDAETWAFIEKTNSYYPSDTIDYTIAQQREIYDRMCREFFAGYPEGVAVETSAIATPTHDIPIRIYRSTREAAVTVLYVHGGGFILGGLDSHDDVCAELCARTGYEVVSVDYRLAPEHLHPAAFDDAMSAFEWAAANRPHPIVLCGDSAGGNLAAAVSHATRGHAKRPIGQVLIYPGLGGDRSTGSYVTHAEAPMLTMRDLEFYKHIRTGGQDRSGDATLAPLADTDFSNLPPTVLITAQCDPLSSDGETYRDRIVAAGGRATWFEEPGLVHGYLRARHTVGRARASFTRIADAVAALGRGAWRW
- the caiD gene encoding crotonobetainyl-CoA hydratase; the encoded protein is MSDVISTRREGTILEVTLDRPKANAIDLKTSRLMGETFKAFRDDPELRVAIVKTAGDKFFCAGWDLKAAAGGDAVDGEYGVGGFAGLQELRDLNKPVIACVNGMAVGGGFELALSCDLIYASDHSSFALPEIRAGTLADAATIKLPKRIPYHVAMDLLLTGRWMDVAEAHRWGLVNEVLPKEKLEERVWEIARLLAGGPPLVFAAIKETARVAEALTFQDAMNKVTRRQLPTVDALYGSEDGMEGFRAFAEKREPVWKGK
- a CDS encoding acetate--CoA ligase family protein, giving the protein MHKLERLLRPKSIAVFGGAQAAAVVAQSIKMGFAGEIWPVHPSKDEVAGRKAYRSVADLPDAPDAAFVGVNRHLTIEVIKALAERGAGGAVCFAAGFLETEAYDDDGERLQAELVAAAGSMPIIGPNCYGLINYADGALLWPDQHGGIRLAEGGKGVAIITQSSNIAINMTMQKRGLPIAFLMTAGNQAQTGLSEMALGLIEDERVTSLGLHIEAFDSVAGFERLAARARELKKPIIAMKVGRSEQARQATVSHTASLAGSDAASGAFLRRLGIARVDSIPAFIEALKLLHITGPLPGYRLSSMSCSGGEASVMADSAEGRWVNFPDLTGTHRAHVKSTLGPLVAVANPLDYHTFIWNNEPAMTATFTAMVSGGFDLNMLVLDFPRPDRCSDTDWWATLRAFESALKTNKAQGAIVSSLPENLPEEYTAGLMARGMVPLFGISEAMDAAGAAAFIGWAWAEPQAQPIDTSAAGAPGGDHVTPDEAEAKSRLIEAGLPVPKGERAANAVEAVISSMALGFPVALKALGVTHKSEVGAVRLNLRDAESVSTAAHDLLPLGTGLYVERMVRDGVAELIVGFTRDPMFGAVMTLGTGGVLVELLRDSVTLMLPATRDDIEAALRGLKLFPLLEGYRGRPKADVAAAIDAISGIAGFVQKNAGEIEELDINPLIVCSEGKGAWIADALLVLGDKKNV
- a CDS encoding polyisoprenoid-binding protein encodes the protein MYTRILGFAAIAACLAMPVSAAVALGDAAGSYSISPASSSIRFSIGKVGGGGLNGAFARFKGSIRIDNSDVGHSQVNFTIFPESVGTGQGRIDAFLRSDAVFDAANSPEIQFRSTSVTRTSDTTALVSGRLTARGKTFPEKFTAELGGLKAGTIKFHVTGKVLRSRYGMDVGTPIYSNIVDFDMTLTGKRG
- a CDS encoding 4-hydroxy-tetrahydrodipicolinate synthase is translated as MTPEQARLRLTGAMTALVTPLTDGEVDLKQLTTLLHWQIEQGINGLVPCGTSGEAPTLSWEERLDIIALCVKIAGGRVSIIAGTGTNSTETTIAFSTAAEAFGADAALIVTPYYNRPSQEGIFRHFEAVAREISLPIIVYNVPARTGVDLSLETIERLAQIPTIVGIKDATGDVSRLSSLPAVLRRRFICLSGHDATSFGFNTMGGRGTISVVSNVAPRLCVEMHDACRQGDHHTARAIHHRLAPLIAALELESNPVPVKYALSLALGLSPDVRLPMTAARPETETAIREAMLALSGSPDVAQSNAVLATSAPWRL